The DNA window aaaatcggccgaataatcggtatcggctttctTGGCCCtccaataaatcaaatcaaatcaaattttatttgtcacatacacatggttagcagatgttaaatgcgagtgtagcgaaatgcttgtgcttctagttccgacaatgcagtgataaccaacaagtaatctaactaacaattccaaaactactgtcttatacacagtgtaaggggataaggaatatgtacataaggatatatgaatgagtgatggtacagagcagcatacagtagatggtatcgagtacagtatatacatatgagatgagtgtgtagacaaagtaaacaaagtggcatgttaaagtggctagtgatacatgtgttacataaggatgcagtcgatgatgtagagtacagtatatacatatgcatatgagatgaataatgtagggtaagtaacattatataaggtagcattgtttaaagtggctagtgatatatttacataattcccatcaattcccattattaaaatggctggagttgggtcagtgtcaatgacagtgtgttggcagcagccactcactgttagtggtggctgtttaacagtctgatggtcttgagatagaagctgtttttcagtctctcggtcccagctttgatgcacctgtactgacctcgccttctggatgatagcggggtgaacaggcagtggttcgggtggttgatgtccttgatgatctttatggccttcctgtaacaacgggtggtgtaggtgtcctggagggcaggtagtttgcccccggtgatgcgttgtgcagtcctcactaccctctggagagccttacggttgagggcggagcagttgccgtaccaggcggtgatacagcccgccaggatgctctcgattgtgcatctgtagaagtttgtgagtgcttttggtgacaagccgaatttcttcagcctcctgaggttgaataggcgctgctgcgccttcttcacgacgctgtcagtgtgagtggaccaattcagtttgtctgtgatgtgtatgccgaggaacttaaaactagctaccctctccactactgttccatcgatgtggatagggggtgttccctctgctgtttcctgaagtccacaatcatctccttagttttgttgacgttgagtgtgaggttattttcctgacaccacactccgagggccctcacctcctccctgtaggccgtctcgtcgttgttggtaatcaagcctaccactgttgtgtcgtccgcaaacttgatgattgagttggaggcgtgcgtggccacgcagtcgtgggtgaacagggagtacaggagagggctcagaacgcacccttgtggggcccccgtgttgaggatcagcggggaggagatgttgttgcctaccctcaccacctgggggcggcccgtcaggaagtccagtacccagttgcacagggcggggtcgagacccagggtctcgagcttgatgacgagcttggagggtactatggtgttgaatgccgagctgtagtcgatgaacagcattctcacataggtattcctcttgtccaggtgggttagggcagtgtgcagtgtggttgagattgcatcgtctgtggacctatttgggcggtaagcaaattggagtgggtctagggtgtcaggtagggtggaggtgatatggtccttgactagtctctcaaagcacttcatgatgacggaagtgagtgctacgggcggtagtcgtttagctcagttaccttagctttcttgggaacaggaacaatggtggccctcttgaagcatgtgggaacagcagactggtatagggattgattgaatatgtccgtaaacacaccggccagctggtctgcgcatgctctgagggcgcggctggggatgccgtctgggcctgcagccttgcgagggttaacacgtttaaatgtcttactcacctcggctgcagtgaaggagagaccgcatgtttccgttgcaggccgtgtcagtggcactgtattgtcctcaaagcgggcaaaaagttatttagtctgcctgggagcaagacatcctggtccgtgactgggctggatttcatcttgtagtccgtgattgactgtagaccctgccacatgcctcttgtgtctgagccgttgaattgagattccactttgtctctgtactgacgcttagcttgtttaatagccttgcggagggaatagctgcactgtttgtattcagtcatgttgccagacaccttgccctgattaaaagcagtggttcgcgctttcagtttcacgcgaatgctgccatcaatccacggtttctggttagggaatgtttttatcgttgctatgggaacgacatcttcgacgcacgttctaatgaactcgcacaccgaatcagcgtattcgtcaatattcccatctgacgcaatacgaaacatgtcccagtccacgtgatggaagcagtcttggagtgtagagtcagcttggtctgaccagcgttggacagacctcagcgtgggagcctcttgttttaatttctgcctgtaggcagggatcagcaaaatggagtcgtggtcagcttttccgaaagggggcggggcagggccttatatgcgtcgcggaagttagagtaacaatgatccaaggttttaccacccctggttgcgcaatcgatatgctgataaaatttagggagtcttgttttcagattggctttgttaaaatccccagctacaatgaatgcagcctccggataaatgttttccagtttgcaaagagttaaataaagttcgttcagagccatcgatgtgtctgcttggggggcatatatacggctgtgattataatcgaagagaattctcttggaagataatgcggtctacatttgattgtgaggaattctaaatcaggtgaacagaaggatttgagttcctgtatgtttccttcatcacaccatgtcccgttagtcatgaggcatacgcccccgccactcttcttaccagagagatgtttgtttctgtccgcgcgatgcgtggagaaacccgttggctgcaccgccctggatagcgtcttcccagtaagccatgtttccgtaaagcagagaacgttgcagtctctgatgtccctctggaatgccacccttgctcggatttcatcaaccttgttgtcgagagactggacattggcaagaagaatactgggaagtggtgcgcgatgtgccctttttcggagtctgaccagaacaccgccgcgtttccctctttttcgtagtcgtttccttgggtcgctgcaagcgatccattccgttgtcctgtttgtaaggcagaacacaggatccgcgtcgcggaaaacatattcttggtcgtactgatggtgagttgacgctgatcttatattcagtagttcttctcgactgtatgtaatgaaacctaagatgacctggggtactaatgtaagaaataacacgtagcgaggcggccatctcagtcggcgccggaagtctgaataatcggtattggtatcggcgttgaaaaatcataatcggtcgacctctacaggTAATAGTGGAAAAATGAGACAGCAACAAGACACAACCCAGCAACAGCACAATACAGGCGAGTCAGTTTTGATTCATGACTAAAGTGAAAGAGAGAAGGCAGTATGCTGCACAGCTTTAGATTGGTAATTCACAACGTGTAATGTGTAATACTTTCCATGATTGTATTTGTCTGCCTGGCAAAATGCAGTCTTCTTAAGAACAGAATTGGCCTTTTAAAGGCTCTACTCCACTGAATATCAATGACCTCAATAATACATCCAAATGCTTCCCAATCGGGCCTGTTTGGAAAGTGTATGCCTGGGCTATAGCATGATCCCCTTCAACTCCACGATACTGTCAAAGAAACATTCATCTTTATAATTAAACTTCAAAACATCCCCACCTGGATGAAATGCTAAGCTAACTCGAAATCAAACTCAATGACATGCTAGTTAACAACGTGTTTTGTGCACTTTTGCCTATATTAGTCTATATTGTCCTACATTCCCCACCTGTCTGGTAAAGATTAGCTCAGGTCAGACACATGTATGTGAGAGATCAATAGAGGGCAGTCAGACCCCCAGAGTTTCCCCATGGGGACCATTTTGGGGTTTGGAGGGTGGAGAATGGAGATGGCATGCATCTGTTGGCAGGAGCTGAAACTCATGGCCCCCgaggctacacacacagacaaagacaaaCATACAGGAGGCTCTATGTCTGGTCTGTTGTGATCTGCCTGGATACTGACACGGTACGCCTGAGAGAGACACGTCACCTCCCGGCTATCTAACTGACACCCAGAGTCAAATAATACTTAACAACTCCATAGACAAGAGAACAGCAGTGTTTAAACCAGTGGCGTCTAAACAgcagatactgtatgtatttaggtTGCTTTTCAAGAGCAATGGAAAATGATATGGGTGAACTCAGaggcacacacattcacatgaacctatctacagtatattgtacacaaacacacaacattacAATAAACATGTATGTGACACACTGCTTCACTTCTGCTATTAAAACAAGATCCAACGCACATGTGGTTCAGGCTACGAATGCTTGCAACCTACCTATTCTGTCAGCAAACCGGAATGTGGATGGCTTTCCACCTCATGACACATTTCCATTTCAAAATGGGACTACAGAACAAACTAAATGAGTCTCTGTCTGCACAATAACACACAAGCAAAGGGTTATGAGTTCATGTGAGGGAGAAAACAGTGAACAGCGAGCACTGACATTCTACCTCACCCTTCTCTcggtctcatctctctctctctccctcacagaaGAAAAGGTGGGTGGTTATTTGACCGAACTAAGAGTAAAGCTAAGATAAACGGCAGGTGTTTTCGTTTGCAAACAGACATTTCTAATACTTTGGGATCCGAGTTAATCTCCGTAAAATGAGTGTCAGATAAGTGACAAGCCAAGAGGAAATAGAAATGACCCATAATCTGCTTTCCAGCTCTCTGGCGAGGAAGAAGATAGATCTGGAACTGTACCATACACAGTCACAAcacttcctgtttcagcatatATGCCAAATAACAAATAAACTAAACACTAGACGCTGTGGAGaaatacaacaacacagaaacactacacagagcaacaacaatgTCACTTTACCccgacctacatgtacatatgacatccattacctcaactaccttgtaggtggtccttctgtagctcagttggtagagcatggcgcttgtaacgccagggtagtgggtttaattcccaggaccacccatacgtagaatgtatgcacacatgactgtaagtcgctttggataaaagcgtctgctaaatggcatatattatttatattatattatattattatcccTGCACAGTGACTTGGTGCCGGTattccttgtatatagcctcgttagtgttattttattgtgataCTATTTCCTTTTCTTTGGTGGTAGTTTCTAActatgcattgttgggaaagggcttgtaagtaaacatttcagaGTAATGTTGTATTCAGCCCTTGTCACAAATCAAATGTGACTTGATTTGAATGCACAACACAGCACCACTCCAGAGAAACATACACAATAAAGATAACTAGCCCTGCTTAGATGTATCAGAACATTCGGTCCCAAAAGATGTTCCATATTCATTTATCCTTGAGGGAAAATAAAGTTGTATTGAATTGAATAGAAGAGAGTGACTAAGTTGGATCCCTCTGAACTACACCTCCCAGCATCCCCTGCACTATACCTGCGTGGGCGGGTTCTGGGTGACATCATCTCGTTGCCCAGTACGTGGTACCGTCGGGCCTCGTGGAGGAGCTGGTAGCACTCTGGAGCGGTCTGAATGATCTGATCTCCTTCCACTGTCTGGACAAAGTAGTTGGGGTGCAGCAGGGGCAGGCGGACGTGGTGCAGCAGTTCTTTAAGCACGGGCCTCCGGGGCTCCACACTGTGGTACACCCAGCGCATCACCGCCTCAAACACCACCTCCTCCTTCCCGATGGCCAGTTCGTCACTGCAGATGTACTCCTCCAGCTCGTCCCTCCTCAGGTCCAGGAACTCCTCGTGTTGGGCCACATCAGGGAAGCTGGCAAGGGCGTATGAGCGGCAGCGGCTGGCTAGCTGTTTCAGAGAGTGGGCATCTGCGAATCGCTGGATTCCCAAGCAGTTGCAAGGGTCTAGTTGGTCTTCTAGGAACTTGGCGCAGGCTTCACGCAGCGTGGAGATCTGGAAGAGGCTGGAGGTCTCGAATAGGAACTGCACGTTGTCGGTGGTGATCTTGGCGCGGCCTGTGTAGACGTAGCTGAGGAAGGAGTCCATGGCCTCGGCCAGAATGCCATTGATCTCCACCAGCATCTCGCGTGACTCACGGTGGTCGTTGCAGAACATAGCGCGGAAGTAGGAGGAGCAGGCAGAGAGCACAGCGCGGTGGCAGGGGAACTCGCGGCCCTGCACGCTGATGACCACGTCGGTGAAGAGGCGGCTGTCGCGGAACTCATTGAACACCTGCAAAATGGCCTCTGAGTGGGAGGAGCCGGAGGAGAAGTCCAGCACTTCATTACCGGTCAGCGTCTTGGAGTCCACCTCGAACACCTTGGGGAGGGAGAAAATGTTTAATGATGAGTTTGATTTTATGGTCCAAAGTGGTGTTCCTGCATTGACTAGTAAACTAAGGGGGTGGGGAAGGGGGAATGTAACTGTGTGTTTCGCTTCTAGGCCAattatgttttactatgtttttattatgttttattgtttttattatgttttactatgttttattatgttttatgttttattgtgttttatgttttactatgttttattatgttttactatgtttttattatgttttactatgttttattatgttttactgttttattatgttttatgttttattatgtttttattatgctttattatgttttattatgttttatgttttattatgttttactatgttttattatgtttttattatgttttactatgttttattatgttttactatgttttattatgttttattatgttttattatgttttattatgttttatgttttattatgttttattatgttttatgttttattatgttttattatgtttttattatgttttactatgttttattatgtttattatgttttattatgttttattatgttttattatgttttatgttttattatgttttattatgttttatgttttattatgttttattatgttttatgttttattatgttttaattatgttttattatgttttattatgtttttattatgttttactatgttttattatgttttattatgttttattatgtgttatgttttattatgtttttattatgttttattatgttttattatgttttattatgttttattatgttttattatgttttatgttttattatgtttttattatgctttattatgttttattatgttttattatgttttactatgttttattatgtttttattatgttttactatgttttattatgttttactatgttttattatgttttattatgttttatgttttattatgttttattgtgttttattatgttttattatgttttatgttttattatgttttatgttttattatgttttattgtgtttttattatgttttactatgttttactatgttttattatgtttattatgttttattatgttttattatgttttatgttttattatgttttattatgttttattatgttttatgttttattatgttttattatgttttatgttttattatgttttaattatgttttattatgttttattatgtttttattatgttttactatgttttattatgttttattatgttttattatgtgttatattttattatgtttttattatgttttattatgttttattatgtttttattatgttttattatgttttactatgttttattatgttttactatgttttattatgttttattatgttttatgttttattatgtttttattatgttttattatgttttatgttttattatgttttattatgtttttattatgttttactatGTGTATTATGACTTAttatgtttttattatgttttattatgtttattatgttttattatgtttttattatgttttattatgtttattatgttttattatgttttatgttttattatgttttattatgttttattatgttttatgttttattatgttttattatgttttatgttttattatgttttattatgttttattatgttttatgttttattatgttttattatgttttatgttttattatgtttttattttgttttattatgttttattatgtttttattatgttttactgtgttttattatgttttattatgttttattatgtttttattatgttttactatgttttattatgttttactatgttttattatgttttatgttttattatgtttttattatgttttactatgttttattatgttttattatgttttattatgtttttattatgttttactatgttttattatgttttactatgttttattatgttttatgttttattgtgttttatgttttattatgtttttattatgttttactatgttttattatgttttatgttttattgtgttttatgttttattatgtttttattatgttttactatgttttattatgttttactatgttttattatgttttactatgttttattatgttttatgttttattatgtttttattatgttttactatgttttattatgttttactatgttttattatgttttatgttttattatgttttactatgttttattatgttttatgttttattatgttttactatgttttattatgttttactatgttttattatgttttatgttttattatgttttactatgttttattatgttttactatgttttattatgtttttattTGCCACTGGGGAATGATTGCTTCAATTTGCACTTCTAATTGCTTTTCAAGACAAGATAAACACACTGGATTTAAAATCAACACAAATGCACCTCAGTATAATTTCAGTATATTGTTTACATTTTTGGACAAAATAAACAGCTAAGATGAACTCTGAATTCTGATGAAATGAGTGGGTTTGGTGTGCACCTTTCGTTTGACAGCGGGGGAGTCCCGGGTCCCAGAGTCCTCCCTGTTCAGCCGTCTGCCCAGGATCAACACCATGGCTGCTGCTCTGTAGAACTACCGGATACCTGGAAGAAAGACAGAAAATCATTTAGAAATTGGTAAATGAATGTGTGGATCAAGCTACTATTTACAGGTTTTACAGGCCTGTATGTTTAAATCAGATTATACCCGAtacattatagagagagagagagagaatgttataAGCCTATATAAGTGTAAATCAGCTTATATGTTTTGCGTTATACCCTATCGAACTGTAGATCTGATTATACATGTGTTATAGATGTGTTTTAAGCCTGTGTAACTCGAGATCAAATCGTACAATATATACGTATAAATCAAGTTATACAAGCTACATGAACTTAAGCTTAACTTGAACCATTGTTGCTGTGATGAATTTGACAAAAGAAGTACACAACAGAGGCAGTAGATATAAAGAAGTCATAAGGGAAACAACCTACTTTGCTCTTCAGTGAGAAGAGAACGAGTTGAACAAACCATTCCAAAGCCTTCAGGGTAGAGATACAGTATC is part of the Oncorhynchus keta strain PuntledgeMale-10-30-2019 chromosome 15, Oket_V2, whole genome shotgun sequence genome and encodes:
- the LOC118395244 gene encoding kelch-like protein 24; the protein is MVLILGRRLNREDSGTRDSPAVKRKVFEVDSKTLTGNEVLDFSSGSSHSEAILQVFNEFRDSRLFTDVVISVQGREFPCHRAVLSACSSYFRAMFCNDHRESREMLVEINGILAEAMDSFLSYVYTGRAKITTDNVQFLFETSSLFQISTLREACAKFLEDQLDPCNCLGIQRFADAHSLKQLASRCRSYALASFPDVAQHEEFLDLRRDELEEYICSDELAIGKEEVVFEAVMRWVYHSVEPRRPVLKELLHHVRLPLLHPNYFVQTVEGDQIIQTAPECYQLLHEARRYHVLGNEMMSPRTRPRRSTGFSEVIVVVGGCERVGGFNLPYTECYDPVTGEWKSLAKLPEFTKSEYAVCALRNDILVSGGRINGRDVWMYNSQLNLWIRVASLNKGRWRHKMVVLLGKVYAVGGYDGQSRLSSVECYDSFSNRWTEVAPMKEAVSSPAVSSCAGKLFVIGGGPDDNTCSDKVQCYDPEADTWALRTSIPIAKRCITAVSLNNLIYVSGGLTKSIFCYDPAEDYWMHVVHTFSKQESCGMSVCNGKIFILGGRGENGEASDSILCYDPATGIITGVAAMPRPISYHGCVTIHRYNEKFHHRP